One region of Chanodichthys erythropterus isolate Z2021 chromosome 17, ASM2448905v1, whole genome shotgun sequence genomic DNA includes:
- the LOC137004644 gene encoding claudin-9, translating to MASAGLEILGMILTVAGWLGVMVACCLPMWRVAAYIGQNIVITQIVWEGLWMSCVVQSTGQMHCRVYDSMLGLPDELQAARALTVVSTLLGVVGMALAVAGAKCTNCTSDAASKPRIMMAAGGTFITCGLLLLVAVCWTANGIILDFHNPLLEETQKREFGNSLYFGWGASCILILGGAILSCSCSSKAQNNAAPTRVDYSGVKSISVNGYDRRDYV from the coding sequence ATGGCTTCAGCCGGCCTGGAGATCCTGGGGATGATCCTGACTGTGGCGGGGTGGCTCGGTGTTATGGTTGCCTGCTGTTTGCCCATGTGGAGAGTAGCGGCATACATAGGCCAGAACATTGTTATCACACAGATCGTGTGGGAAGGTTTGTGGATGAGCTGCGTGGTGCAAAGCACAGGACAGATGCACTGCCGAGTGTACGACTCCATGCTAGGGCTTCCAGATGAGCTGCAGGCTGCCCGTGCCCTCACCGTCGTGAGTACTCTGCTCGGTGTGGTGGGCATGGCTTTGGCTGTGGCTGGGGCAAAGTGCACCAACTGCACATCAGATGCAGCAAGCAAGCCACGCATCATGATGGCGGCTGGGGGCACGTTTATAACATGTGGGCTGCTGCTGTTAGTGGCCGTCTGTTGGACAGCTAACGGCATCATCCTGGATTTTCACAACCCGCTTCTAGAGGAGACACAAAAGAGGGAGTTTGGGAACTCGCTGTACTTCGGATGGGGTGCCTCCTGCATACTGATCCTAGGCGGAGCCATTTTGTCTTGTTCCTGCTCCTCGAAAGCACAGAATAATGCTGCGCCAACAAGAGTGGACTACTCGGGAGTCAAATCCATCTCTGTGAATGGATATGACAGGAGAGACTATGTTTGA
- the cldna gene encoding claudin a, producing MVSAGLQMVGIALAVIGWIGVIVVCILPMWLVTAFIGQNIVTAQITWEGIWMSCVVQSTGQMQCKVYDSMLALSSDLQAARALCIISILVGVVGILLAAAGGKCTNCIEDERAKAKVGIISGAIFIVSGILCLIPVCWTANTIIRDFYNPLTVSAQKKELGASLFIGWAASALLIIGGSLLCANCPPQDHYTTKYTARPGGTKGYV from the coding sequence ATGGTATCAGCAGGCTTGCAGATGGTGGGCATAGCCCTGGCTGTCATTGGCTGGATTGGGGTAATTGTGGTTTGCATTCTCCCTATGTGGCTTGTCACAGCTTTCATTGGACAGAATATAGTCACAGCGCAAATTACCTGGGAAGGAATTTGGATGAGCTGTGTGGTGCAGAGCACTGGACAGATGCAGTGTAAAGTCTACGACTCCATGCTTGCCCTCAGCTCAGATCTACAGGCTGCTCGTGCCTTGTGTATTATCTCCATCCTGGTGGGTGTCGTTGGAATCCTGTTAGCAGCTGCTGGAGGGAAATGCACCAACTGCATTGAAGATGAGAGAGCCAAGGCCAAAGTTGGCATTATTTCAGGAGCTATCTTCATCGTCTCTGGAATTCTGTGTTTGATTCCAGTCTGCTGGACCGCCAACACAATTATAAGGGACTTCTACAACCCTTTAACCGTCagtgcacaaaagaaagagttggGAGCTTCATTGTTTATTGGGTGGGCTGCTTCGGCACTGCTGATTATTGGTGGCTCACTGCTTTGTGCAAATTGCCCTCCCCAAGATCATTACACCACAAAGTACACTGCTCGGCCCGGAGGAACCAAAGGGTATGTGTGA